One Halovivax ruber XH-70 genomic region harbors:
- a CDS encoding cold-shock protein, giving the protein MAKGTVAFFNDTGGYGFIETDDADEDVFFHMEDIGGPDLEEGQELEFEIVEADKGPRAQNVERL; this is encoded by the coding sequence ATGGCGAAAGGTACGGTTGCGTTCTTCAACGATACGGGCGGTTACGGATTCATCGAAACTGACGACGCCGACGAGGACGTGTTCTTCCACATGGAGGATATCGGCGGTCCCGACCTAGAGGAGGGGCAAGAACTGGAGTTCGAGATCGTCGAGGCCGACAAAGGCCCGCGCGCACAGAACGTCGAACGCCTGTAA
- a CDS encoding DUF7573 domain-containing protein, which produces MKRSTLDEFAESADTGAESSETTADGSDVAPSDSPVEADQGAATDGARSDESGDDERQADDERRGADDSPADESETDTNAQPSGDAQSDEREPVTTFAAGSPGPCAACGDSTDRRWRTDRGYVCPSCIEW; this is translated from the coding sequence GTGAAACGGTCGACGCTCGACGAGTTCGCAGAGTCCGCCGATACGGGCGCGGAGTCTTCCGAGACGACCGCAGACGGGAGTGACGTCGCTCCGAGCGACTCGCCCGTCGAAGCCGACCAGGGCGCTGCCACCGACGGTGCGCGGAGCGACGAGTCGGGGGACGACGAGCGACAGGCAGACGACGAGCGACGGGGGGCCGACGATTCCCCGGCCGACGAATCCGAGACAGACACGAACGCACAGCCGAGTGGCGACGCGCAGTCGGACGAACGGGAACCAGTCACGACGTTCGCCGCGGGATCGCCGGGCCCGTGTGCTGCCTGCGGTGATTCGACCGACCGTCGCTGGCGAACGGATCGGGGTTACGTCTGTCCGTCGTGTATCGAGTGGTAG